In the Chaetodon trifascialis isolate fChaTrf1 chromosome 12, fChaTrf1.hap1, whole genome shotgun sequence genome, aaTATATCAGGATTTGGGGATACAGTTAGTGAGatcagtctgttgttgttgttgttgttgtcttttcatggaatttgctgataataagaaaaatattggATATCACAAGACCTTTACGAGGTTGGAGAAACATGTTTGCTTCTATATACATCCACAATCTCCATACGAGCTGGCAAAATCTACAGTGTAAATCGAATAGAGCCTTTCTTGCCTTTATTCTTACAAGTATGAGGTTGTACCAAACAGTTAATGTCTCAGAAACAACTGCTGGGAACCAGAGGACAAAAGCAACTTACTCTCAGTAAGTGCATCTAACCTGAGTCAGTGGCACCTCCTCCACTGTGGAACCCATTAAAGTCCTGTTAGACCTTCTAAGTCCACTATCTGAGCGCTCTGGATGGGAGCTCATCCATGTGGACGGCCTTAACCTGTTCTGTTCCACATGCAACACACAGGCCTATAGCATCCATTCAGAAGAAAACCAGTCATCCATTTCATTGTCATGTGACTCCAGGGGacagtgcacattaataaatgtgtttcattACTATGCATATGTCTTAATATTCCTCATGATGGATTTAGGAAAAAAGAAGCCATGCATTTTCTGTGACGGAGCTGTCAGACACCATCAAGCAATAAAAACCAATACATCACATGCTTATTTATATTCCACTCCCAATAACATTTCAAAATATTGTCTTTCTAGATTAATCACAAAATCTGCATGTGGCACCAAGACGGGCTGCCCTGAGACATGTTAACAAGCAAACTTGACTAATTGCATGACATGTAAAGATGATGATGGCACAGGATTATCTAAAataagcaaaacagaaaaagacaaatggcaGCCGCTCTCAATTCCACTGCTGTTATTAGTCTTATAGAGGCATCATACAATCTACCATTACTATTGGAAAGAATAGTGAACAGGATGCAAAGACTCTAAAAATAGTCCCTGTGTAGTTCCTTATTATTTATCCCATTTACGGTCTGTGAAGCATAGAATAAAAATCATGTTACAAGTATAATTCATATCTAATATAAccaaactttttcatttttcaacttaATCTGAGGCCTCCTAATTATTTTAATAAGCCTCTGTTaacaacacagcacactgaGCATTGCTTTGCAACACTTGAGAGACTCTCACCTGTTTTCTCTTGTATTCTGCCAGCTGAGTGAGGCTATAAAATGCAAACAAGCCTCCTCTTGCAGTGACAGCAGTTCCCATTACTGCCTTGTGCAAAGCTACGCCTCCTCCTGCAATGCACAGATACAGCTCAGCTGGTGATCaacaggaaaaaagaggaagaagagcaaagaCTGCAGTGTACGAAGTCCAAACAAACTGCATACAGCAGGCCTCGTGTGGCAGTTAAGCTGCACTCAGAATTTATGgattttatctttttcttaGTTTCCCAAAGTTTGCCAGCCATTCGATCCATTTTATGCTTCTTCATACTtatactccactacatctcagaggagCAGGCTGtacactgcatttattttacagtttattCCACATAGTTACtaattactttgcagattaacattttacattaaacaCATGATAAGATGAGAAGATCCTAAAATTCAACGCACTGttaaaccagtggttcccaGCCTTTTTGACTGGTCGAGGCTCTCTatcatgtttcagatgtctgtgAGCTGTGAGAAGTTCCACAAAGAGACTCTTCCTCTATAAACTGCTCACATGGTGTCATTTGATTAACTTTTGCAGGTGGAAGGGGGTCAAACTATCCATTACTCccctccaacccccccccccaaaaaaaaacaacgatGAAAAAAGTCGAAACAATAACGAAAGATTTGCGTAACAGAACTTTATTCTTCTGTCCTTTTCATTAATCAAGTCACAACCCATCAGAGGATCACGTGAAACACCCTAAGATGAGGAAGCACTGGACTGAACTACCTCTAATGTAGTAAAAACCAGCTCGATTTTGACCAGCTACATAGAAAAGTATATGCTGcttacacactgatgcatttgATTGAGCTAATGATGTGATACAGATCAGTTACAGGAGACGTTTTAGTGCAGAAAGAGTCTTGTTACTTTGAAGCTTCAAGTACATTTCACTTGTGACATTTCTGAACTTTTGAATGTAGGATTTTTACATGTGAGTGTTTATACATtgttgtattggtacttttacttcagtataggatctgaatacttcatccatcactgtgagCATGACTACTGTCTCAAAGCTGCCCCTCATACTGCTCTCAGGCTGGTCTGCCTCCTTACACCACAGTCTGAATGGTGCACTGCActaaggagaaaaaaatcctcCCATCCAGCTGCTTAGAGGAGAAAGACTCACAGCTTAGGCAAAGCTTTCCCCAATTCCCTCATCATCTATTCTAGGACACTTTAGTGGGGCTGAAATGGAGTCGCAGAAAATTCCCGGAACTGCATGTAGCACCGTTCCTCGGCTAACTAAGGGAATGAAATCATTTCCTGTGATACTTTTTAGGCAAACGTCATTAATACATTTTACCAGTGATCTTGTTAAAGCCCAATAGCCAGTGGCAACGACATGGTATATCGGAGTCCTTAAGGTCTGCATTCATAACTATTACAAAGAGATTGTCTTTACGCTGTTTAGAGTCCTCCCACCTTTTAGAATTCAGATATATTATTAATCAAAGAGATTGACAAAGAAACTAATGGTTTGTCTGATTTTTACTGGGGCACAATCCAGCCAGCAATTGATTGTGGCACCAGGGACACCTGCAGCTTCAGaatacattttcactttcaggaggagagaaaaaaacagcaccaCGAGGAAATATTGCCCCACCACATGAATATGCAGGGACTTGATACCAGCAGTGTCATTACTAATGTTGCTGCCAATTACAGAGCATGTCATGACACTGTGATTCATGAATATTCATCGTTGACTGATATAGACAGCAGCAGTATGCAGAGGCCTCTATTCCCATTTTACTGTCTCATTGTGAATGGTGAACAGGTACCTTCATCATGCCATGGAGGCGCCTTCCAGCTGCAAGACAAGCTGTTCCATAAGGCATTGCTAGTTAACAGTGTGTTATATAAAGGTGTATAAAAGTGATGAAGTGCTCCCCGGCTCTAAAGAGCAGGCATTAAAGCATATTAAGTAGACATTTAAGCTTGTAAAGAGGGAATCTAGAAATGGAAAGAAGACACTGAGCAAAGGGATGCCTTCAGGGTCGGGCTGTTCAATTCTCAGAAAGTTTGATACCTGCTGGTGCCTGGAAATGAAATGAGGTTTGTGTGAGCCACCAGCAAATTTTGCAAACTACCCAGACTTCGGTTTAAGATGAGTGGAGCAACTCCCTCCTGGTTTTTATCCACTTTCATGGGGTAACTTATGCAAAGCAGTGAGGGGATCAATCAGTGAGTAAGAAATTGAAAGAAGTTTGAACacatttttgtagttttctCAAGTATTTTCATACTTTTGTCAAATAATGTGCTTAAATACAATTTTGCAGAAAGTGGTGTTTCAGGGTTGTATATGAAGAAATGCCTATGAGTTAAATTAACAGGCTCTACCAGAACAAGCTgcaacagtggtggaagaagtatttagGTACCTGATTTAAGTACAAATAGCAATAAAACCATGTATAAACActtcattacaagtaaaagttctgcattcaaAGTACAGAAGTACTACaaggaaaatgtacttgaagtGAAGAAATACTCATCATGCAGTCAAATGGTGCTTATCAGAATTATGATATTAGATTGTAGGATTATAATTACTGATGCACAAGCGTGTAAGCAGTTCTGTGATACTGCAGCTGATCAGGGCAGAGCTAATTTTAGCAAAGTCTGTGCACTATTTGGCCGTTATTTCTGGAAGAATTCGTCATTATGAGCTGATCTTGACCTGTTTAGAAAATGTTAATCTGAAAAACAACCCGTAATtgtagctgtcagataaatgtaatggAGGAAAAAGCTCTGTAGATGTAGACTGGAaatataaagcagcagaaaattgaAATGCTCACGTGAAATAAAAGCACCTCAGAATTTTAGTTGAGtgcagcacttgagtaaatacACTTTGTGACATTCCACCTCTTCACACAGATGCCTTATTTTGAGAACTCTGTATGTTATCACACCCACACCTCTAATGAAATTTAGGACCGATTTAGAACTTAGTTTTAGAAAAGTAATTTTCATTATGAAACCACTACTAAGTATCTGAATACTGATCTTCAGTACTCCAGCACTTCAGGATTCCAGAAAGACTGGACGTGGTCATGTCCACGTCCAGTCTCAGACAGGACTAAGTGAGCTCAGTGCAGCTGTGCCACATCTGAAAAGGCTGCCAGACTTGCAGTGCTGCAGTCACGGACTTTAGAAAAATGAATGTAGCCTCTGTGACTTCACtcataggtttctgaagagccattggGAAGCTCGGTGACATCTTGGCGGTGCCTGACTATTGGCTAATCCAAAAaaggtggagtgtgggtggagctgactGACTCctcctggttgctgaaacctggcagctagctgtcactcaaagctgTCATGCCATGATTATGCAGAACTTCAAGCCTTAATATGGTTTAATCAAGTGAGCTTTATGAAAATGAGCTATGAGTGGGGAAATAAGCTAAGCtacatatttatttctgctgtaaagttgtgAATAttggggtctatggggactgacttgcttttggagccagcctcaaatGGCCATTCAGGGAACTGCAGCTTCCGGCAATTTCCCATTGGCTTaatttttcagccctggaggttgctgcttgTATGCAAAGACAAAACCTGGATTTTGAAGTCACATTCATCTAGAGCCAAATCAGAAAGTAGCTGGTTCGTGATCACTGTTCACTTTCCTGCTCTGACCCTGAGTCGACCCTTCaggcagcaaacagctgctggtcTCACTGTAACTGGATCCTGAAGCATCATGTGACCTTGACAAAACGACGGTGTCTTGATGATGTGCAATTCCTGCAGATTTCCAGATTGTACCTGCAGAGAAATTAATAACTGAGAGCTGTGATGGTCTGtacagcaatgaaaaaaaaatatgcatcacacacacacacacacacagtgtacagtcGTGCACGGTCGCACGCCCACACACTAAAACTGGTAATGTCAGGAGACATTTCTTCAAACAAAGTTAAAAATGTTATCTCAGGAAATAACTTCTGTGTGATTAAAACTAACTCCTCACTTTCAAATGACTGTCAATTAATTGGGCATATAAATGGGAAGTTAATTATTCTTCAGTAAAATGGCCAATTAAACTgctaattgtgttttcattctaaACTCTAAATGGTAAATGGATAACAGAAACAAAGCATGACCATGCAGGGTCCTGTCATCGACTTTTAGAAATAAAACGGTTTAAATCTGTTAAGCAGAGGTGCTtcacatgctgtatgtgtgcatgtgtgtgatctGTAGTCTACAGCATGtgttgacaaaataaaagcctcctGTAAGAGATGCAAATGGATGATGGTCAAATTAGCAACCACCATGAAGGCAAGAGGGAGGTCAAGATCATTTCAACTTATCAAAAACAACACCAGAACTTTAACTCCATTATTTAGCTGCTGAATAGTCACAGTGCAGCGTGTGGGGAATTTGTAATTTACCCACCTAAAAACGACCAAGCATGACCACACAGCCTTAATGGGGTTAGGTTAATTAAAAAGGTTAATTGTAGGAAACTGGAGCTGGTTGATGTATGGCTGGTGAACAATAGTGTCCTCTAGAGGTGAGTGTAACCATGATCTACAGTTTTCTTGTCCCCCCTCCATGCACACTCTGTCCTTGTATGCACCGAGTACAaggcagccaaaaaaaaaaaaaaaaaaaaaaaaagctgccatGGGACTGATGGCTGGGTCGAACAATAAAACATCATTCCACTAGAAAAAACACACGGTGCTGCACGCTATGCGATGCCGGCTGCTGttacgtgcatgtgtgcatacatcTCCAcacatcaccccccccccccccaccccactttGGCTTGCTGCCCAGGCCAATATGCATGTAGAAAAATTTAGCCCAACTTGATTGGCTACAAGGTGCTGGTGTAAGATTACACTGAGATCAGTTATTCCATCGCTGCAGAACAATAAGGCCAAAAGATTGTTTTGGCGACTGCGTCAACTTGAGCGTTTTCTGCGTCACTCGCCATTCTGCCCGCTCCTATCACGTTTCCCTCTCTGGGGACTAAAATTGGTTCCCCCATGACAACTGGCTACAGGCCCACTAATTACCCTCCTCCCCacgccctcctcctccagcagctcacaTACACTATACCAGCTTTATGAATAGGCAGCCCACCCTGCAAACCCCACCCCATCTGAGGTCTAAATTTGGAACACAATTGAGATACAGAAATCCTGTCAGAAGATAACGAAGAATAAtattgaccccccccccccccccccccctttcatTAGGCCTATTTCAATCGAGTGTAGTGAGTCTGGCGTATCAGCCTCATTGTGACATAACTGTGCCTAGATGTGCCAATGCGCACTGAGCTCACTTTTACGCTAAAATAGCAACTATCAGGCAATAAGTACACTCAGTACTAGACAGCAGAGGTGTTTCTACCTGTGAGCTGCGCGTTGTGCGCCGGCCTGCTGCAACATACAAGTTTACCTTTGATGCATCGTGCGGGATATTAAATGAGATGACAGTCGTAGTCGTGCGTGTTGATGTGATGGAGAAAACAGAGATTACACCATCACGAGTTGCAAAAGTTAATCAAGTGCGCAGAAACTACCAGCTCATCATAACCTGACTCATTTACTTTGCACACCTGTGATAAACAGCACATCACAGCGCACACTCATGCCCCCATCcccaaaatataaataaaaatgaaacaaagcaaGCGTGACTTCAAGTCCTCTGGAAACACAAATGTGTCTGAGCTGAGCACAGGAGGCTTTTGCCCTCCACTACATCTCTGCTAATGTCCATGTGGGAAGCAACATAGAACACATACCACAAGGCAAACATACTCACCAGAAAAATTGGGGCTTGAGAAGGCTCCCAAGCGGATTGGTCCTCGCCGGTGTCGACGCCGATGACGTAGCGCTGTGAAACACGTGGGCCACGGTATCCGGAGCTCACATAAACAAAGCCACATTGGCCAGACTGGGTAGTCGAAGCTCGTGTCGCTGTCAGTGCACGGAGTCACACGGTGTGCCTGGCTGGCATTGTTGGGTACCGACGCTCGTGATCTGGAGCTTTTACCGAAATTGATGAATACCCCCTGCATGCTTATCGCATGGATTGAAAGCCACGATCCTGATGTGAAAGAGGTAAGATTCGCTCATCTCTTTTCTTTCGTCTGCGCTTTGCTTGCAGCGccttttaaatcattttattcttttaatcttttttcccccactgttgAACTGACATACAAAACTGAGCCTGACTGTTCAGATGTGTGGGTGTTGCTGATATTTGACcaggatttatttttatttttattttgtgcgGTCCGCTTTGCAGACAAGTTGCCACTAATGTCAAGTGCGCGAAGTTCGTCTGTTCGTCACGAACACTTTATaatagtaaaaagaaaaaagacgaCTCATGCTGTTTAATTTCCACCCGCCCGTATTTCGTCGGGatcatttagcattttaatgaCATCTTCCAAAATGCTGCGCGCAGTTAGAAATCTCTTACACTTTGTGCGCAATCGTGTGGGTTAAATTTGTCTTTCTCTGGGATCTTGTGGTCATTTTtagattgttttattttataatctagcaaatgtgttttattaGGGGAATATCCAGACCAGAGCCGCTTTCTTCAGTCCTGACACCCATACAACTCCTGACAGAACCCCTTTCAAGTGTCACCGAAAAACTGTCAGAAGACTTGAGGTATGATATGAAAAATGATTTACAAATAACACACGTGTATTCTAGTTCCATGTTATTTTAGCCTGAAACTGCTCATTAACTGACATTAAACAGATTCAAGTGTAAAAGTTTTTGCACGGTCTGAACATTTATTTGAGTAattctgatgtgttttcacCCGTCTGGTTTGCAGCCATGCCCTGCGTTCAGGCTCAGTATGGATCATCACCTCAAGGAGCTAGTCCTGCTTCCCAGAGCTACAGCTACCACACCGCAGGAGAATACAGCTGCGACTTCTTAACACCTGAGTTTGTTAAGTTTAGCATGGACTTGACCAACACTGAGATCACAGCTACGACTTCTCTCCCAAGTTTCAGTACATTCATGGACAACTATAACACCAGTTACGACGTTAAACCGCCCTGTCTGTATCAGATGCCCCACTCTGGAGAGCAGTCCTCTATCAAGGTGGAGGACGTCCAGATGCACAACTACCATCAGCAGAGCCACCTGCCGCCCCAGTCGGAAGAAATGATGGCTCACAGTGGGCCTATGTACTTCaaaccctcctctcctcatgcCCCGAGTACGCCAAACTTCCAGGTTCAGCCCAATCACATGTGGGAGGACCCTGGCTCCCTCCACAGTTTCCACCAAAACTATGTTGCGGCCACGTCTCATATGATGGACCAGCGCAAGAATCCGGTGTCAAGGCTTTCGCTCTTCTCCTTCAAACAGTCCCCGCCTGGTACTCCAGTGTCCAGCTGTCAGATGCGGTTCGATGGGCCCCTGCACGTCTCCATGAACCACGATAACCCGGGCGTGCACCGCGGCCTGGACGGCCAGAGCTTTGCGGTGCCCAGCGCCATACGGAAACAGGCTGGCCTGGCCTTTCCTCACTCCCTGCAGCTCGGCCACGGGCACCAGCTGGTGGACAGCCAAGTGCCATCGCCCCCGTCCCGAGGATCTCCGTCAAACGAGGGTCTGTGTGCGGTATGTGGGGACAACGCAGCCTGTCAGCATTATGGAGTGAGAACCTGCGAGGGCTGCAAAGGATTTTTCAAGGTGGGCTGACATGACAGCAAAAGAGAATCAGTGTAACTGTTACTACATGAAAGATAGTCAGTGCATTGCTTAATATCCAGTGATGAAATCTGCcgttttcttaaaaaaaaaaaaaaaaaaaaaaaaaaaaaaaattagtgaCACATCCTAAACATTTTACAGAATCACATTTTCAGTGCGGGCTACACTAAACATCACCTCGTGCGTAAATGCGTGCGTAAAATAACTTTATATGGCAATCTCAGCTACCCACACAGTTGATCTCAAAGGAGTAAGTAAAATATGAAAGACCACGAATTTGTATTTGCTGACTGTCTATTCCCTCTCCATCCAGCGCAGTGCCAAACATGAGATGTCAGATATTATATcgttttcatcttttcatttttacatcgTGCATCACttgtgcagcagcacacagtccgtgcatgctctgtgtgtgatatATCGTGGAATACAGGCCTGCAGAGTGACATtatgcttttctgtctttgcagcGCACCGttcagaaaaatgcaaaatacgTGTGTTTAGCAAATAAAAATTGTCCTGTTGACAAACGCCGAAGAAATCGTTGCCAGTTCTGCCGTTTCCAGAAGTGCCTTGTCGTCGGAATGGTGAGAGAAGGTATGATTAGAGCatgtatttaattattttagACCTGTCGCTTGTATTTCCCCACGGTTAGACTGAGGAAGCATGTGCGTAATAGAGTAATGGATTGtaatttaaaacattatttaaGGCTTTCCGCACAACAACGGCAGTACATATGAATGACTGTCACCTATTTCTTCCAATCGAGTTGTCCGAACGGATAACCTCAAAGGTCGGAGAGGACGCCTACCATCCAAACCCAAAAGTCCCCAGGAGCCCTCCCCACCCTCGCCGCCGGTGAGCCTCATAAGCGCACTTGTTAGGGCCCATGTGGACTCCAACCCCTCCATGTCTGCTTTGGACTACTCCAGAGTAAGTAAGGTACCACGATcccacaaataaaacacacactacacataaaaagaaaagaaaagaaaaaaagtaacaGCTATTACTCTGGCTGAAAACAGGAGGAACGAGATTGACGGTCTTTTTAATTCAGTCCTGCTTTCAGGGAAGAATTTACCGCTTTTAAAGTTTTCTGTAACACATCGCTGAATTCCAAACTTTGCCAGGCTTTTAATGTGGCATATTTCCCCCTCCAAGTAAATTGCGTTGAAATAGGGAACTTAATAAAAAGAAGACATGAATttaatagtaaaaaaaaaagcaccctCTCCCTCTTGGAAATGGGCATTTGCAATTTCACGGATTATATATTTTAAAGGGACCTCATTAAGGCGCTGTTTAAATTAAATTCCAGTTCCAGGCTAACCCTGACTACCAAATGGCTGGAGACAACACTCAGCACATCCAGCAGTTCTATGATCTCCTGACGGGCTCCATGGAGATCATCCGGGGCTGGGCGGAGAAGATCCCCGGCTTTTCTGATCTACCGAAGCAAGATCAAGATCTCCTCTTTGAATCCGCCTTCCTCGAGCTTTTTGTCCTGCGGTTGGCGTACAGGTGAGCAGCGTAAATATTACGCAAAAACAATCT is a window encoding:
- the nr4a2a gene encoding nuclear receptor subfamily 4 group A member 2a, translated to MPCVQAQYGSSPQGASPASQSYSYHTAGEYSCDFLTPEFVKFSMDLTNTEITATTSLPSFSTFMDNYNTSYDVKPPCLYQMPHSGEQSSIKVEDVQMHNYHQQSHLPPQSEEMMAHSGPMYFKPSSPHAPSTPNFQVQPNHMWEDPGSLHSFHQNYVAATSHMMDQRKNPVSRLSLFSFKQSPPGTPVSSCQMRFDGPLHVSMNHDNPGVHRGLDGQSFAVPSAIRKQAGLAFPHSLQLGHGHQLVDSQVPSPPSRGSPSNEGLCAVCGDNAACQHYGVRTCEGCKGFFKRTVQKNAKYVCLANKNCPVDKRRRNRCQFCRFQKCLVVGMVREVVRTDNLKGRRGRLPSKPKSPQEPSPPSPPVSLISALVRAHVDSNPSMSALDYSRFQANPDYQMAGDNTQHIQQFYDLLTGSMEIIRGWAEKIPGFSDLPKQDQDLLFESAFLELFVLRLAYRSNPVEGKLIFCNGVVLHRLQCVRGFGEWVDAIVEFSSNLQSMNIDISAFSCIAALAMVTERHGLKEPKRVEDLQNKIVNCLKDQVTFNGGGLNRPNYLSKLLGKLPELRTLCTQGLQRIFYLKLEDLVPPPAIIDKLFLDTLPF